GCAGTGAAGCAGGCCCTGGTCAAAGCTGAGAGTGTTCAGGTCTGCCTCGAAGATTCTTCTATACCAGTAGAACCCCCTCTTGGTTCCCGTGTAGACGGTGGATTGAGCCAACCGGACGAGCTACAAGAGACAGCCACCTCAACCGTGGGTAAAGCAGAAGACAACAGTGTGGCAAACGAGGGACAATCCCGAACGAGGAACTCCGCCAACGCGGATATGACCGGGCCAAAACCCGCGACTGAAACCAATTCCATGAGCCTAGACATGGCAAGTCGGACGAATAGTCACAGGAAGACGGAGAGCCCGCAAGACATACCTTTGCGATCAGCTGTGCGACCTTCTATGACGGATTCGGGATTCTCATGGATGCTTGGCGGTGGTCGGAATCTGTCGGGCTTTGTTAGCTCGACATCGCCGCCGCCGGAACAGACTCGACATCTAGACCAAAGCCGAGGGAAACCCAAACCGAAAACCTTGTTCGGATTGAGCGGAGATGACAGTCCAGGAACCGATTCTGAGCATAACCAATTGGCGCTGGACAGTCTTCGGGGCTCTCGGGATTCTCTGTCAGGGACCGGCCCACCATAGTATCTCCCTCTTTGACCAATGCCAGAGCTTGCGCATGCACAGGAGATACATACTCCAGGTCGAAGCTAGTCTCCCTTCTTATCTCTTGCTAGGCTGCAACTGTTACGATTTCCTACATAGAATCTGGCTACGAACACCCATGCCACAAAAGGAGGCATCTGTTTTGCAGAATCTAATTTCTACCTCATTTTCTGACTCATTGTACCCTGTGAACCAGTTTTCCAACTTCATAGATAGCAAGTGGCCACTGGAGTCAAAGCCCACATGGGGCGCTCGGATCTATTTGAGAAAGCCACTTTACATCATCTCTAGATTTTAAAGGAATACCTTGGTCCTGACTTGCTGCATTGGCGGAGCGGGGTAACAATCTTCAAGTATTCAAGTGGTTGCTTGATCTTTGGCTCCATTTAAGATGGGATCATGTTTTGTATCTTGTATAGATCTGAATTCTACGAGTCTTCAGCGGTAAGTTTTTCCGCCTGGGATAGAAACATGTCGATCAGCGGATCTAAACAAAGCAAATAATTTGTTCAAGGGAGATTGTTTaattgattttgatttgggACTTTTTCCGACGGAGAAATAGAGAAATGACTGTTAGATACTTGAAAACTGAAATCTTCAAGATATAAAATACTAGAACAAAGCTATTACATCACGGAGGGGGACCCAGTTCCCTTTTTCCTCGCAGGCATTTTCCTCCTCCCCACTCTCTTTTCCCCGCTGCTGtttttcctctctctccccccttGAAACCTGTACCTCGAATCCACCTGCTTGTTCTTCACTTTCAGAGTGCCCAGCCGCGACGCCACATATGCCGCCTGAGACCCTACGAGGCAGCTGCCCGCCCAACCCCCGTCCCATTTGCGAATGACCGTACCCATACATGTCGCATACCTTGCATACATTCACGGGTGCTCGCCTCGATTGAGCCTCGTACTTTTCTTTGTTTACCATCTGACCATCTGAATTCATAACCAAAACCCCAAAAAGAGAGACAAGAGAGAGACAAGAGAGACCTCGGGGATGGGGTCAGCTTACAACCATGATGGTAAGTCATGCGCACATGCTTTCTCATGTTGATCATTTAGTCCTTGTTTCATATTTCATGGGCCGTAGAGAACTCGCGGAGGTGAggtgaaaaaaagaaagaaaaaaataaaCGGGTCATCATGCTACTCAGATTGGGCTTACACCTCCCTGGGCACCCGGAAAAGAGAGGGCCTGGAGCAACCAGGGCGCGAATTGATTTTATTCAAAGTGATCAAGCGGTCGCTGTCGTCCGCTAGGACATGCTCAGAAATGCATCTGACCGCGGAGATTAACCGTCTGATCATTCGAAAGTGTCACATTTTCTTGAAAGGCCCATGGAATTGAAACCTCAAGACGCGCCGATAAAATTGATCACAAGTTAGGTGAATCGCGCTGATTAAATCTTAGGCGAGCCGAGTCCTCTTTCGTCGCCGTTAGGATCCCTCTCTGAGTCGCCCGAGTCCGAGTCCGGACTGCTCAGCCTTTCTTTACGGACAGGTCAGCTCAGGAGCTCAGCGGGCAGTGTTTCTTCGGGATATGACCCTCATTCCAGGTCAGTGACAATCTTTTTTAAACATTTCAACAAAGCGTTGACACTTCTTGCAATTAAGCAGATCTCCGTTGTTCGAGAACGACCATGGAATCGGTCCATCAGGGCTGGATCGAATTCGCCAAAACCAACCTTCGCGAGTACTGACTCTTCCAAACATGTCTACCTCGTCGCTATCGTTAGCTCCCATGCCTAGCCAGCGCCCGGCTCCCTCTCCTCGCTCCCGCTCGTCTTCTCGAACTCACACCAGTCTCTTAGCGAGCCGAAGTTTCACGGATCTAGAAGACCTACACCGGTTTCCACTGGAGTCGCTACACTCCTTTTCCTTTGCACAACAGTCCGAAGAATTCCTTCACAGCCGTCAGAACATTCTCAAGAGGTCCATTGATTTCATGCGCGACCGGATGGGATGGGCCGCAAGCAATGCCGCGATCACCAACGCACAAGCATACGCCAGTGGGGACATGGAGGTGCAAAGTATGATGGATCTTTTGGCCCGAGCAAATATGCTCGAACCCCAGGAACACCACACTCAAGGCCGTGGACCCATCACAGGACCCGCAGAGATAAATGGCGATAATATCTTTGAGAAGGCCTTCTCGGAAAGTAACTCCTCTCTGGCCAGCACCCGAGACAGGGCCCAGGATTCCATCTCCTCGGAGTCACATCCCTTTGACAATTCCCAACTGTTGATCCCGGTGCCCAGCGATCGGATCTCCAACCAAAGGATGGACCTGGTTTCTGCACCTACATCCAGGCGCGTAAGCTTGAAACGTACATACACGGATCTATGCTCTGTCTCTGCCAGGAGAAAGCTGATGGAAACTCTAGCACAACCATACACCTCTTCTGTAGAGCCTTTCGCCTCGCTCAACTCTTCGACTGCTGGATTGGGATTCCAGATCCCCGCCCTCCACGCCCATAGCAGCAAATGGACCCCGGCTTCCCAAGCCGTATTCAGAACCGAAGCCCAGGAACCATGGACCATTCTGGCCGCTAACGATCTGTCATGTCTCATCTTTGGTGTTCTGCAGTCCGAAGTTCGCCATCTCAGCATCCTGGAGGTTGTACAGAAGGAGCACCGTGAATGGCTCAAGGCCAAACTTCGAGATCCCAGCACTGATGCCGCTGCGCGCATGCCACTTCAACCAGAACGGGCTAACATTTCCGCTGTCAATCCCAAGTACCGAGGTCTTGGAAATGGAGTGACAGCACAACTTCTCAGCAAACCATCTTCACGAGAAAAATCTCGCAGAGCGCAGACTGATGACGGATATGGCTCCAGCACGAGAAATACCCGAAACAACAACCACCCGGCCAACAAGTCACGCGGAGTCTTGCTGTGCGGAGATGTTGTCCCGATTCAGAAGCGCAACGGGTCACGGGGTTCCGCTAGCGTCTGGGTTATGGAAAAGCGCGGTGGCCTGATATGGGTCGTGGAGGAGATCACCGAGAATATTGCTTCCATCCAGTGCGACGATGCATGGAATGTCGTTGGCTCCAAAGGTGAAGTTGAAAAAATTTGGGGCCCGTCTGTCGTTCATAAAGGCCAGTCGATCACTGACCTTTTACCCTGTTTGCCATCGGAATCTCTTGAGACTTCCCTCGAGAAGGGATTGGCTAAAATCTTGGGGCTGAAGCACTTTGCCGCCCGCACTGCTGCTGGCGTTTGTATCCCTGTTACTGTTAGCAAGGGAGAAGGGGATCGAACTCTCCAAGTCTCCAGCTTTCCACATGTCGCAGGCATGATGGTGCTCTCGTCTTCGTCATTGAGCGTCATCAGCTCCAACTCTGTGTTTTCTTCTGTCCTTTTCGGCCAAGAAAGACCAGAGGGACTCCACATCACTGAGCTTGTACCCGATTTCGATGAAATTCTAGATGTTTTGACAGAAGAGGACAATGTGCCCCTGGTTGATGGTATTGTCATACCCGAACACAGTTTCCGACGAGCACGGACACTTTCCATTCTCCGCGATGGAAAAGCAAATGCCGCCTCTGTGTTTACAGAGCCGAGTGGCTTGCTTGCCAAGCACCGGGACGGCTCGACCATTGTTGTAGACATTCAACTGCGCGTGGTTAAGAGCGGCACCTTCTTTTCCAAGGAGAAGACAGAGAAAAGCAGCGACCGCCGCAGCGACTCTGATGACAGCGATGATACCATTGCAGTCACAGAGTTGGTCTATGCTTTGTGGATAACCTACTCGAGACAGCTCCACGCTGCTGGACCCGCTGCTGGCCTGTCGCCATCATCTGTACCGAGTTCCAAGCCTGCCTCGCCCACACATGACCCTGATTCAGATCGTCCGTCCGACGCTGGAGCTGATACCCAGACTGCGGAGAATCGCAAGACTTCTGTGGATACCAAAACTCCAGCGTCAACACTCAGTCAACAACTCAGTGAGGCTGCATCTGAGTCTCTTACCGTCAGCCCTGCACAGACCGTTCCTCAGGTTTCGGCTGCCAATGCGAAGAACGAACCCCCGGCGAAACAAACGATCAACGACTATGTGATTCTTGAAGAGATGGGACAAGGAGCCTACGGCCAAGTCAAGCTGGCACGTTTAAAGAAACAGCCCAGCAAGAAGATGGTGCTGAAATTTGTCACGAAGAAGCGGATCCTGGTGGATACGTGGACTCGTGATCGGCGACTCGGTACTGTGCCACTGGAGATCCATGTTCTTGACTTCCTGCGGCGGGATGGGCTCAAGCACCCCAACATTGTGGAGATGGAGGGCTTCTTCGAAGACGACATCAATTATTACATTGAGATGACTCCTCACGGGCTCCCGGGAATGGACCTGTTTGATTATATCGAGCTCAAGACCAACATGGATGAATCGGAGTGCCGAAACATTTTCAAACAGGTTGCCAGCGCCGTTAATCATTTACACACCAAAGCACTGGTTGTACATCGTGACATCAAAGATGAGAATGTGGTTCTTGATGGAGAGGGACGGATCAAGTTGATCGACTTTGGGAGTGCGGCCTACATCAAAAACGGCCCCTTTGATGTATTTGTGGGAACTATTGGTAGgttttttttgtctctttGACTGATGGGGGTTAAGATGCTGACTATGTGTGTCAGATTATGCCGCACCTGAGGTCTTACAGGGCAGGTCGTACCGAGGTAAGGAGCAGGACATCTGGGCTCTGGGGATTCTCCTTTATACAATCGTCTACAAAGAGAACCCGTTTTACAACGTCGATGAGATCCTCGACCACCCCCTCCGAATTCCCTTCCTTCCTTTCTCGGAAGATTGTGTTGACCTCATCCGCACGATGCTCGATCGTGATGTCGATAACCGACTGACAATTACTGAAGTGCTTGAACACCCTTGGATGGTGGGGGCTTAGTTCAAATCCTTTCTTATACCActctttcttctccctcCGCCTTTTGcttatgaaaaaaaaaaccaaaaaacaAAGATAACACGATACCCCACAAAGTTGATTACGTTTTGATGATGGATGCAAAATTTTCCGGGAACAGGGTATCATTTCGTGGCCGGTGTGGAGTGAGTGTCTATTTCTTACTTCTCTAGGACCACGTTGATGGGCGATGATTATGAACCATCAACGTCTCGTCTGTCTTTATTTTTCTGGGTTTTTCTTTTATCaagcgtttttttttcatccccTTTTCATGGCATTTGATTTTGCGATACCTTTGCATATCTCCTTATGACCTAGAGGCCCAAGAGGGAAGACATCATATACaatatactccgtacggagtacggcTTTGTGCGAAATGCAGGGGAACATTTAGCATATGTGGtctttgtactccgtagaggaGTACTCCATCGTCCGTAGTCCTTAGCAACCCCGGTCTAGTCCTGTGGCTTAGCTCGGGCTATCATGGAATCTCCACTTCACTTGGAAGTTAGACATCTCCAACTGCAAAGGGGGAGTTGTCGACTGAAACAGATAGGACCTTAGAAAAGAGCCAAAAGGAGATGAGAAAAATGAACCCAAAAACATAGAAATGGCATGCTCCATTCCATGGGTTTTTTGTCATCGTACCACGGGTTAGCCTATCCCCCCCGCACATTGCCCCACCAGCGAAAATACCGTCCGAAAGAGGCGAAATTGAATCTAACGGCTTCTCGGGAACAATTCGCCTCGGCGATGTTCTTGGGTCGAGACTTTGGAGTGGGTTCTAGCCTAAGGGGCGTCGAATCCATCGGGTCCGCCGAATTCATTTCTGTACAAGGCGTCGTCAGCTGAGTGTGGGCTTCGGTCTCACATTGGATGGGTCTGTGCCATAACACCGTatcgtactccgtacatagtAACCAGTACAATGTACACAATATACCCCAGAGTTACCCAAGAAGAAAATTTCGCATAAGGAAGCATCATTTGAAAGTACATGCATGTATTTGCCGGCGTCTGGTACTAACAGGTGGGGACCGATAAGCAGATAACGCGGAGGGGAGAGCCCTGGAGTACTTGAGTACAACATCTGCTATGTGTTGGGTCAATACCAGGTTTAGTAGATGTATCGCATTCCCCTCCACTCTGTATTCCGCCATTTCTTATTTTTTCTTTGCAGATCCTCTCCTCTCTCCCTTACTCaacttccccccccccttgtgTCTTCTATTCGACCCTCTCGGTTCTCTCGGGTTTCTGTACGGCATCTTTGCCGAACCCTGTTCCACGGTTCTTTGGCGGGTCTTGAGAACAACAGCGGCCAACGTGATTTCCCCACCGACATTCTGATCACTTTCTACCTCTGTTCTTCTATTCAAAGTGCGGATAAATATCTAAAAACACCGCTCATCGATGAGATTTAGCACTATGCTCATCTAAGAGCTTCTGGTGATTGCGCGCCCGTCACTCGATCCGTTTCCACTATCCTCCGTCCTTATTTTCCCTCGCGTGACACTCCGTACCGTGCCGACACCCTCCGGAAGACGTGAGAAGATTATAGTGGGCCAGAGAATTGGTGTTATAGACTGAGCTAAGTCGTCAGAATGGCCTCTCAAGTATCGGATGAGATCCTACCCTCTCCGGGGAGGACCTCCCTGAACAGCACGCCCAATTCGGCAGGCCAGATCCCAATAGAGCCACGGCCGAAGCTCAAGGGTCGTCGGAAGTTACTGCAGAGTCTCCAACGCATGTCTTCTAGCCCGACACTCACCCGCCGCGGACGCTCATCATCAACCAATGGCTACCGCCGAGACCATAAGGCCTCTCTCTCGTGTGTTTCGCTATCGTCGCCTTCCTACTCACCCTGTCTGGGAAATGGAAGTTCCTCTCAGCTCTATGGCGGCCTCAATCCCCGGCCAGCTGCCCCCGGCTGCCCTAGTTCTCTCGGCGAGCTTCAGGGAACCAACGCTCGCATCCGTTTGAGGGACACTGATGGACCTGGTTTCGCTACGCCTCGCACCGTGCCTTTACCCTTTGACGTGGGGCCAGCATCGTATGGATCGCCACGGACAGCGACGCCAATGGGAGTGAAGTTGGAGGAGGCCATCCATCCAGAAACCCAGCCGGCCAGATCTCTTGATTTCTGGCGCGATATGCCACAAGAGCTTAAGGTGCAGATCTTTCAATACCTCACCCCGCAAGAAATTGTCTGCTGCTCTGCTGTGTCCAAGACGTGGAATGAAATGTGCTACGATGGACAACTATGGTCTAAGGTTGATACGACTGAGTACTATTCTAAGATCCCGAGTGATGTTTTGGTCAAGCTAATCACTTCTGGTGGTCCGTTTGTTCGAGACCTCAATCTCAGAGGCTGCGTTCAGATGCATGAGAAATGGTCATCGGATGGAGAACGCATATCGGATCTGTGTCGGAATGTCGTGAAATTCTCGCTTGAGGGTTGCCGTATTGACAAGGCATCCATTTATTCTTTCCTCCTTCGTAATTCCCGTTTGCAATACATCAATCTTTCTGGTCTATCAAGTGTCACAAACTCGGCCATGAAAATTATTGCACGGTCTTGTCCACAACTTGAGACATTAAATGTTTCTTGGTGCAGCAATGTTGATACCACAGGTCTTCTTCGGATTGTCAAGTCCTGTGGGCGGTTGAAAGATCTTCGGGCCAGCGAAATCCGTGGATTTAAAGATGAGAAATTCACATTGGCCCTGTTCGAGCGCAACACATTGGATCGCTTGATCATGAGTCGTACTGACCTGACCGATCAGAGCCTGAAGATGCTAATCCACGGCGAGAACCCTGTTATGGATATCTTGGCCGATCGGCCTATCGTTCCACCTCGAAAATTCCGTCATTTGGATTTACATCAATGCCCCGAAGTGAGCGATCATGGACTTAAAAGCCTGGCCCATAACGTACCAGACTTGGAGGGCCTGCAGGTTTCTCAATGCTCTGATCTAACCGATGTATCCGTCATGGACGTTATTCGCACGACGCCACACCTGTCGCATTTGGAActggaggatttggataaATTGA
The nucleotide sequence above comes from Penicillium digitatum chromosome 1, complete sequence. Encoded proteins:
- a CDS encoding Serine/threonine protein kinase, putative, with protein sequence MGSAYNHDGEPSPLSSPLGSLSESPESESGLLSLSLRTGQLRSSAGSVSSGYDPHSRSPLFENDHGIGPSGLDRIRQNQPSRVLTLPNMSTSSLSLAPMPSQRPAPSPRSRSSSRTHTSLLASRSFTDLEDLHRFPLESLHSFSFAQQSEEFLHSRQNILKRSIDFMRDRMGWAASNAAITNAQAYASGDMEVQSMMDLLARANMLEPQEHHTQGRGPITGPAEINGDNIFEKAFSESNSSLASTRDRAQDSISSESHPFDNSQLLIPVPSDRISNQRMDLVSAPTSRRVSLKPQPYTSSVEPFASLNSSTAGLGFQIPALHAHSSKWTPASQAVFRTEAQEPWTILAANDLSCLIFGVLQSEVRHLSILEVVQKEHREWLKAKLRDPSTDAAARMPLQPERANISAVNPKYRGLGNGVTAQLLSKPSSREKSRRAQTDDGYGSSTRNTRNNNHPANKSRGVLLCGDVVPIQKRNGSRGSASVWVMEKRGGLIWVVEEITENIASIQCDDAWNVVGSKGEVEKIWGPSVVHKGQSITDLLPCLPSESLETSLEKGLAKILGLKHFAARTAAGVCIPVTVSKGEGDRTLQVSSFPHVAGMMVLSSSSLSVISSNSVFSSVLFGQERPEGLHITELVPDFDEILDVLTEEDNVPLVDGIVIPEHSFRRARTLSILRDGKANAASVFTEPSGLLAKHRDGSTIVVDIQLRVVKSGTFFSKEKTEKSSDRRSDSDDSDDTIAVTELVYALWITYSRQLHAAGPAAGLSPSSVPSSKPASPTHDPDSDRPSDAGADTQTAENRKTSVDTKTPASTLSQQLSEAASESLTVSPAQTVPQVSAANAKNEPPAKQTINDYVILEEMGQGAYGQVKLARLKKQPSKKMVLKFVTKKRILVDTWTRDRRLGTVPLEIHVLDFLRRDGLKHPNIVEMEGFFEDDINYYIEMTPHGLPGMDLFDYIELKTNMDESECRNIFKQVASAVNHLHTKALVVHRDIKDENVVLDGEGRIKLIDFGSAAYIKNGPFDVFVGTIDYAAPEVLQGRSYRGKEQDIWALGILLYTIVYKENPFYNVDEILDHPLRIPFLPFSEDCVDLIRTMLDRDVDNRLTITEVLEHPWMVGA
- a CDS encoding Leucine-rich repeat, cysteine-containing subtype → MASQVSDEILPSPGRTSLNSTPNSAGQIPIEPRPKLKGRRKLLQSLQRMSSSPTLTRRGRSSSTNGYRRDHKASLSCVSLSSPSYSPCLGNGSSSQLYGGLNPRPAAPGCPSSLGELQGTNARIRLRDTDGPGFATPRTVPLPFDVGPASYGSPRTATPMGVKLEEAIHPETQPARSLDFWRDMPQELKVQIFQYLTPQEIVCCSAVSKTWNEMCYDGQLWSKVDTTEYYSKIPSDVLVKLITSGGPFVRDLNLRGCVQMHEKWSSDGERISDLCRNVVKFSLEGCRIDKASIYSFLLRNSRLQYINLSGLSSVTNSAMKIIARSCPQLETLNVSWCSNVDTTGLLRIVKSCGRLKDLRASEIRGFKDEKFTLALFERNTLDRLIMSRTDLTDQSLKMLIHGENPVMDILADRPIVPPRKFRHLDLHQCPEVSDHGLKSLAHNVPDLEGLQVSQCSDLTDVSVMDVIRTTPHLSHLELEDLDKLTNSTLVQLAESPCAQHLEHLNISYCESLSDTGMLRVMKNCPKLRSVEMDNTRVSDLTLMEASFRVRRRGYSDELPQVGLRLMIFDCINVTWAGVREVLSSNAYIPRASRKPISTVVTVTQPSDTSSSPATSTFVTPASSLSPSPAPTYPNEIIQLKCFYGWQMTVDEHTKRVLRGDLAAASRLDRKWADYMVATEEAGVAGAGARRRRRRAREAERLYNEYGGENDVYGAGAITALGGNRRRAQSGGSCIVM